Below is a genomic region from Deltaproteobacteria bacterium.
GGACAAGTCCTTATTTCAAACTTTGAAGTCTTTTTAAAAAGAGTTCTTTCTTTTCAAATTCAGTAAGAGTTAATTTCTCGAGCCACTGTCCCTTAGAATCAAAGAAGAGAATCGTTGGGAGACCTTTGATTTGGAATTTCTTTTTTAATTTCGCTAACAAATCTGAATCCTTGGTTGCATCAAATTTTAAAAGCACTACCTCTTTAGTAGCATTTTTAAATTCTGAGGATGAAAAAACATATTTGTCTAATTCATGGCAGGCAGCACACCAATCCGCATAAAAATCAAGAATGATGGGTTTAGATTGGCTGCTGGCCTTGAAAAAATATTCTTCAGAATAAGGTAGCCAATCGGATTTAGTTTGCGACGATTCGGAGATGAGAGGATTTGTTCTAAGAAAATTAAGATCGAATACACCCAGAACTAAAGAGGTTAGACCTAGAACAAAAATTGTCTGCATAAGTCCTTTTCTTAAATAGTCTCTTCTTTTTGGGTGGGGGATGGGCATAAAGGTTCCGTATAAACTGCTAAGCAAGATCAAGCCTGAACCCAGTACAATTTGAAAAAGGCGTTCTGATAACAAAAATTGGAGGTAGTAGTAAAAAGCCGTTAGCATCAAACTTCCAAGCAGGAATTTCATAAAATCCATCCAGGGCCCTGATCTTGGCAATTTTTTACTTAACTCAGTAAAGGCACCTAAAATAATGAATATAAGCCCCATTCCCATGGCATAGGAAAACAATAGGAAAAATCCAAAAAACATGCTTTTTTGTGTCGAAACATAAGTAAGAATAGCTACTAAGACAGGGCCAACACAGGGGCTCGCGACCAGACCAGCGAGTAGTCCAGAAAGATAAGCTCCTAAAAAACCAGTGTGTTTTGTTCCTTTGCCAAATCGGTTTCTAAAGGCATGGGGAAGTTGAAGCTCGAAAGCACCATACATAGAAAAAGACATAATCAGAAATAAAGTACAAATAAAAATCAAAAAATAGGTATTTGATAAAATAGAGCCAAATAGACTTCCTGTATAAGCAGCGATAAGTCCAAACACAGAATAAGTGGTAGCAATTCCATGGACGTAAATGATACTGGTTAAAAAATTATTAAGTCGGGTTCTCTTCTCTGAGTCTTTGGTTAGTATCGCAATGGTGATTGGAATCATAGGAAAAATGCAGGGAGTAAAACTGGTAAGAATTCCAGCAAAAAAGGCCACTATAATTGCTAACCACCAGCTTTGTTTTAAAAGTTCTTCAAAAGAATCTAGGGTGAACACAGAGTTCTGAAGTTCCTCAATTTTTTCAGCTGTGGTTGTGCCAACAAAAGTAACTGGTAAAGTGATATCCTTAGATTTTGGAAAAAGGCAAAAACTGTCTGTACAAGCTTGGTAGGTAATTTCTAAAACAATCTTACCTTTTTCATCGATGAATTTATCAGGAGCTTCAATTTGAAATGACAAAGTGGAAGTTTTTTCGATACCTCTGCGATTTTTTTTTGAAAATTTATCAAACCACTCCTTAACTGGAAAAAGCTTTAGAGTACTGATCTTAAAACCATTTGGTTCTAATACTTGTACTTTAAAATTATCCTCATACGTGTGATATCCAGGGGGAAGCGACAATTCAAAAGTCGCATTAAAGTTTTCATTGGAAGAGATAGAATTTTTAAATTCTACGGTTCTCACAAGAAGTGGATCAGAATCTTTTTCTTGAGTCCAAGAGTGTGAGGGCAGAAAAGAAGTAAGAAATAAAAGAAAAATAATCATTTGATGTCTGACTAGGTTATCCAAATGAACTCCTCATGGGGTTTCGGTTGTTCCTGAAAATATAATTAATTCCTGGATGATAGTCTATGAAATCAAGTCGAAGGTCATAAATTTACCTATTCAGAGTTAAAATTCTCAACATTTAATCAATTGTTCCGATAGCAAACCAAAGGGGAGTCACTATGGGCT
It encodes:
- the dsbD gene encoding protein-disulfide reductase DsbD, with the protein product MDNLVRHQMIIFLLFLTSFLPSHSWTQEKDSDPLLVRTVEFKNSISSNENFNATFELSLPPGYHTYEDNFKVQVLEPNGFKISTLKLFPVKEWFDKFSKKNRRGIEKTSTLSFQIEAPDKFIDEKGKIVLEITYQACTDSFCLFPKSKDITLPVTFVGTTTAEKIEELQNSVFTLDSFEELLKQSWWLAIIVAFFAGILTSFTPCIFPMIPITIAILTKDSEKRTRLNNFLTSIIYVHGIATTYSVFGLIAAYTGSLFGSILSNTYFLIFICTLFLIMSFSMYGAFELQLPHAFRNRFGKGTKHTGFLGAYLSGLLAGLVASPCVGPVLVAILTYVSTQKSMFFGFFLLFSYAMGMGLIFIILGAFTELSKKLPRSGPWMDFMKFLLGSLMLTAFYYYLQFLLSERLFQIVLGSGLILLSSLYGTFMPIPHPKRRDYLRKGLMQTIFVLGLTSLVLGVFDLNFLRTNPLISESSQTKSDWLPYSEEYFFKASSQSKPIILDFYADWCAACHELDKYVFSSSEFKNATKEVVLLKFDATKDSDLLAKLKKKFQIKGLPTILFFDSKGQWLEKLTLTEFEKKELFLKRLQSLK